The following proteins are encoded in a genomic region of Verrucomicrobiota bacterium:
- a CDS encoding beta-lactamase family protein: MQQGLGWWLVDLSGGRVVYHGGDTFGQTALVAFHPARRLGAVVLSNSRANLYASISELGLYLLDSSYPLTTIRRPFQVSTVQLHNLAGQYRSEEGDRFEIRVERDQLIFYHPASRADFPAMAITATRFEALGIELGPNTTGQFELDSNARAVSLKWTQSGRTHDYAREPDPNQLSLRVAKNELELVLTGDDPSPYRLEISENLDEWRPADLFPTPNSTVRIPFDAKVPVRFFRAARHSP; the protein is encoded by the coding sequence ATCCAACAGGGACTCGGCTGGTGGCTGGTCGATTTATCAGGTGGACGCGTAGTTTACCATGGTGGCGACACCTTTGGCCAAACCGCGTTGGTGGCGTTTCACCCTGCCCGGCGTCTGGGCGCGGTCGTCCTTTCCAACTCGCGCGCCAACCTTTACGCCTCCATCAGCGAACTCGGCCTGTACCTTCTCGATTCCAGCTATCCTCTGACCACGATTCGGCGCCCGTTTCAGGTTTCCACGGTTCAACTTCACAATCTCGCTGGACAATACCGGTCGGAGGAAGGGGATCGATTCGAGATTCGTGTGGAACGCGATCAACTTATTTTCTATCACCCGGCCAGTCGTGCGGATTTTCCAGCCATGGCCATCACCGCCACGCGGTTCGAAGCGCTCGGGATCGAGCTGGGACCCAATACCACAGGCCAGTTTGAACTCGATTCGAATGCGCGCGCGGTTTCCCTCAAGTGGACTCAATCCGGCCGGACCCACGACTACGCGCGAGAACCGGATCCCAATCAACTTTCGCTGAGGGTGGCGAAGAACGAGCTGGAGCTCGTTCTGACCGGGGATGATCCGTCGCCCTACCGGCTCGAAATCTCGGAAAACCTGGATGAATGGCGTCCTGCTGACCTATTCCCTACACCGAACTCAACCGTCCGGATCCCCTTTGACGCGAAGGTTCCGGTTCGGTTTTTCCGCGCGGCGCGCCACTCGCCCTAA
- a CDS encoding zinc-binding dehydrogenase, producing MRACRLLRTGLPGEFEIADIPGPQPSSGQVVVRVRACGLNRLDLWVEEGGLPVSVPLPLIQGCEIAGEVLQTGPGTTGWQPGDRVAIQSNLFCGQCEFCAQGEESICMRGEILGVHRHGGFAEQVLVPASNLVRLPDQVSFEQSAALTLAGSTAMHMLTHRATVAPGATVLVVAGASGVGSAAIQIARGLGADVLALASTEAKRDFAISLGARAAWNGRDPAWPKAVREATGKRGVDLVVEHVGGKLLAQCFECLARNGTVVTCGATAGRRVEFDLWPFFVKQHRLVGSYGRHREDMRRTLEWAANGRLRAALHRLAPLDELPESMAQLRREEVIGKTVILP from the coding sequence ATGCGCGCCTGCCGCCTCCTTCGCACCGGCCTCCCCGGGGAGTTTGAGATCGCGGATATCCCTGGTCCGCAACCCTCCTCCGGCCAGGTTGTGGTCCGAGTCCGAGCCTGCGGATTGAACCGGCTCGACCTCTGGGTCGAAGAAGGCGGCTTGCCCGTATCCGTCCCGCTTCCGCTCATTCAAGGCTGCGAAATCGCCGGCGAAGTGCTTCAAACCGGACCCGGAACCACCGGTTGGCAGCCCGGGGACCGCGTTGCGATTCAATCGAATTTGTTCTGCGGACAGTGCGAGTTTTGCGCGCAAGGCGAGGAGTCCATTTGCATGCGCGGCGAAATCCTCGGGGTGCATCGTCACGGCGGATTCGCCGAACAGGTGCTCGTGCCCGCCTCGAATCTCGTGCGATTGCCAGACCAAGTGAGTTTCGAGCAATCCGCGGCTTTGACGCTCGCGGGATCGACCGCGATGCACATGCTCACGCACCGTGCCACGGTTGCTCCCGGCGCAACCGTCCTGGTCGTCGCCGGGGCCAGTGGTGTGGGTTCGGCCGCCATCCAGATCGCCCGCGGCCTGGGCGCGGATGTGCTCGCCCTGGCTTCAACCGAAGCCAAGCGCGACTTCGCCATCTCCCTCGGGGCTCGCGCGGCGTGGAACGGACGAGATCCCGCCTGGCCCAAAGCCGTGCGGGAGGCGACCGGCAAGCGCGGAGTGGATCTCGTGGTGGAGCATGTGGGAGGCAAACTGCTCGCCCAATGTTTCGAGTGCCTGGCGCGTAACGGCACGGTGGTGACTTGCGGCGCCACCGCCGGACGCCGCGTGGAATTTGATCTCTGGCCCTTTTTCGTGAAACAGCACCGCCTCGTGGGCAGTTACGGACGCCATCGGGAAGACATGCGGCGCACCCTCGAATGGGCCGCGAACGGACGCCTCCGCGCTGCTCTCCATCGCCTCGCGCCTTTGGACGAACTCCCTGAATCCATGGCGCAACTCAGGCGGGAAGAGGTCATCGGCAAGACGGTCATTCTCCCTTGA
- the msrA gene encoding peptide-methionine (S)-S-oxide reductase MsrA, with protein sequence MNSLTRLQLGLLLSLMTLAHSSLPSSAAPASNPAKESLATVGGGCFWCVEAVFERVPGVKSVASGYAGGPTDHVTYEQICTGTTGHAEVIQIAFDPAKVSFKKLLDLFWKAHDPTTLNRQGADTGTQYRSIILYHDEDQKKAAEKSKAEAAKRFSRPIVTEIVPLKKFIMAEGYHQDYFRLNPRNRYCSLVIQPKLEKLEQGGALPKTEGKKP encoded by the coding sequence ATGAACAGCTTGACTCGTCTTCAACTCGGATTGCTCTTGTCCCTTATGACCCTTGCTCATTCGAGCCTGCCGTCTTCCGCCGCCCCGGCCTCGAACCCGGCCAAAGAATCCCTCGCCACGGTTGGTGGCGGCTGTTTTTGGTGCGTGGAGGCGGTCTTCGAGCGAGTACCCGGGGTCAAGTCCGTCGCCAGCGGATATGCCGGCGGTCCCACGGACCATGTCACCTACGAGCAGATTTGCACTGGAACCACGGGCCACGCCGAGGTGATTCAAATCGCCTTCGACCCTGCCAAGGTTAGTTTTAAAAAATTGCTCGACTTGTTCTGGAAAGCACACGATCCCACAACCCTCAACCGTCAAGGGGCCGATACCGGCACGCAGTATCGGTCCATCATCCTCTACCACGACGAGGATCAAAAAAAGGCCGCAGAAAAGTCCAAGGCTGAAGCTGCCAAACGGTTCAGCCGCCCCATCGTGACGGAGATCGTGCCCCTGAAGAAATTCATCATGGCCGAGGGATATCACCAGGATTATTTCCGGCTCAACCCGCGCAATCGTTACTGCAGCCTGGTCATTCAGCCCAAGCTGGAAAAGCTCGAACAAGGCGGCGCGCTTCCGAAGACGGAGGGGAAAAAGCCCTAA
- a CDS encoding RraA family protein has protein sequence MSSTPLLPHDVLLQLKRWNTPTIYNGWEQITRHDRTRDAINLEETRDFMPQMGPMVGWAVTLVIEPGNPAHPKANPQSTAEFRRYVASVRGPKIVIVQDLDKPRVVGSFWGEVNSNTHRALGCVGTITDGAIRDLDEMTNAGFKALARRLCVGHAHVVPVRWGCEVEVFGQRIRPGQLLHADKHGFLAVPDDDLPRLLDAARFMDTNECQTVIAAARAASGLTNEELLQNLDQAGARFRAAARKQFSKDGEW, from the coding sequence ATGAGCTCAACCCCTCTCCTGCCTCATGACGTGTTGTTGCAACTGAAACGTTGGAACACTCCGACGATTTACAATGGATGGGAACAGATCACGAGGCATGATCGGACACGAGACGCCATCAACCTCGAAGAAACCCGCGATTTCATGCCCCAAATGGGACCGATGGTGGGCTGGGCAGTCACCCTGGTCATCGAGCCGGGGAATCCCGCTCATCCGAAGGCGAATCCGCAATCCACCGCCGAATTCCGGCGCTATGTGGCGAGTGTCAGGGGACCGAAAATCGTGATCGTGCAAGATTTGGACAAGCCCCGCGTCGTGGGCTCTTTCTGGGGCGAGGTGAACAGCAACACCCATCGAGCGCTGGGCTGCGTGGGTACCATCACCGACGGAGCCATCCGGGACCTCGACGAAATGACAAACGCCGGCTTCAAGGCGCTGGCCCGCAGGCTTTGCGTGGGCCACGCGCATGTCGTGCCCGTTCGTTGGGGATGCGAAGTGGAGGTGTTTGGGCAGCGCATCCGTCCCGGTCAACTCCTGCACGCGGACAAGCATGGGTTCCTGGCCGTCCCTGACGACGACCTGCCACGATTGCTCGACGCCGCTCGTTTCATGGACACCAACGAATGTCAGACGGTGATCGCCGCCGCGCGAGCGGCCTCCGGACTCACGAATGAAGAACTCCTGCAGAACCTGGACCAAGCCGGCGCGCGCTTCCGCGCCGCCGCCCGGAAGCAGTTCTCCAAGGATGGCGAGTGGTAG
- a CDS encoding beta-lactamase family protein, whose product MTSTVARFTRLIWMCSGLGCALAVAAAPPSITETVKSRARQRVDYGYNAGISIGLINAEGRDYFSYGRLNFEDPAPVNERTIFEIGSVTKVFTSLLLADAVARGEVGFDQSVQSLLPIDFPIPSGTPEISLVHLATHRSGLPNNPSNLCLDEPYRVFECLGEMALRQFLSGYALPRQPGETWEYSNLGMGLLGFTLAHRFNQTYEQLLRERLLEPMGMKDTQLEIPAALSARVATGHNGVLERPPFRMASLGGRAKSAPPSPICSLSLPTNWAFKPTRSRRPWRKPAAHEGLRLNPGSNRDSAGGWSIYQVDA is encoded by the coding sequence ATGACCTCGACTGTGGCGCGATTTACTCGCCTGATCTGGATGTGCTCAGGCTTGGGATGCGCTCTCGCGGTTGCAGCAGCGCCTCCTTCGATTACGGAAACGGTCAAGAGCCGCGCGCGCCAGCGCGTGGACTACGGCTACAATGCGGGCATCTCCATCGGATTGATCAATGCCGAGGGACGCGATTACTTCTCGTACGGGCGGCTCAATTTCGAGGATCCGGCCCCGGTGAACGAGCGGACGATTTTCGAGATCGGTTCGGTGACCAAAGTTTTCACCTCACTGCTGCTCGCCGACGCCGTGGCGCGGGGAGAGGTTGGTTTCGATCAGTCGGTGCAGTCTCTGCTCCCGATCGATTTTCCCATCCCCTCGGGCACTCCCGAAATTTCTTTGGTTCACTTGGCGACCCATCGTTCCGGCTTGCCGAACAATCCGTCCAATCTCTGCCTGGACGAGCCCTACCGGGTTTTCGAGTGCCTTGGAGAAATGGCGCTGCGGCAGTTCCTTTCCGGCTATGCCCTCCCCCGGCAACCGGGAGAGACGTGGGAGTATTCCAACCTCGGCATGGGCCTGCTTGGATTCACCCTGGCCCATCGTTTCAACCAAACTTACGAGCAACTTTTGCGCGAACGGCTGCTCGAACCCATGGGCATGAAGGATACCCAACTTGAAATTCCCGCCGCGCTTTCCGCGCGCGTGGCCACGGGTCACAATGGCGTGCTCGAACGTCCGCCGTTCCGCATGGCCTCCCTTGGGGGGCGGGCGAAATCCGCTCCACCGTCTCCGATTTGCTCACTTTCCTTACCTACCAACTGGGCTTTCAAACCAACGCGCTCTCGCCGGCCATGGCGGAAGCCCGCCGCTCACGAGGGGCTTCGGCTTAACCCGGGATCCAACAGGGACTCGGCTGGTGGCTGGTCGATTTATCAGGTGGACGCGTAG